The Caenorhabditis elegans chromosome I genome includes the window GTCTTGAAAcgacaaaatttgtttcacatgcaaaaaggtgtgcgcctttaagggaCACTGTGGTTTCAAActctttgtgtttttttttaagcgttaaaaaattcaattcgcGGAAAGGTTTGCACCTCTAAAGAGTATTGTACTTTCAATATCTCGTTGGtgctgaattttcagtttttgcgttttcccattctgtaaaatattttaaattgtattcGCTCGTTTCATTTCAGTTCTCAATAAATATACTTccatatatttaaaaaactataaaaattcaagtttttaattgaatatatatttttatcgatacattttggaaaatcgatgaaaattctgtAGAAacgagattttgaaattacagtactctggGCGCACGCACGtttgtatttaacaaaaaattgtcgtgtcgaatCCGACTGCAGTAAATacttttggagcaaaatttaGCGTCTGCATAAttgtaataattattattttcagatttgtttgGAACTCTTTCCTACTCGAACCTCTTCGTAAAAACTTGATCAGTGAACGATGGTTTGTCGAAATTGTACACGGCTATGTTCGTCAAGAGTACATTTTTCTACCAATTGGTCGAATTTCCCTCACAATAATCGGACGCCGATCTACCAAATATGCTGGAACTCGATTCCTGAAAAGAGGCGCAAATCCGACAGGAAACGTAGCGAACTATGTGGAAACCGAGCAAATTGTTTGGGACATGGCGTCTTCGGGAAATGTAGCTGACGGACGGTTCAGCAGTTTTGTTCAAATGCGCGGTTCGGTGCCAATGCGTTGGTCTCAAGATCCATCGACACGTGGAGTTGTTGGAAAACCATTGATTCTAATTGATAATCATGAACCACATGCTCAAACTGCAGCTTCACACTTTCGTGATGTTCGGAATAAATATGGAAATCCAATTGTCATTATGAATTTAATTAAACGAAATGAAAAACGACGTCACGAAGGAGTTCTTcatactcaatttttgaagaatattgAGTATCTGAATCAATTTTTACCAAACGAAGAAAAACTATGTTACATTTCATTTGATGTGGCAAGATGTAATAAAGCGGCAAACTCAATGCCATCAATCAATGTTTTAAATGTAATGGAAGATCTTTCAATGAAATCAATTCTTAAAAATGGATGGTTTCAATCATTTCCTTTAAGTGAAGCTTTGAAAATCCGACCTCGTGAAGCATTTGCAACTTTGGATGCTCATCATTCAAAAGATGGGCGGTTTATGATACAACATGGAATTTGTCGAACTAATTGTGTTGATTGTCTTGATCGTACCAATGTTGCACAATTTGTGATTGCAAAAGTAGCACTTGGATGCCAACTTTGTGCAATGGGAATACTCGATGAACCAAATCTCACTCTTCAAAGTGAAGTTTGTCGTCTTTTAGAGGATATGTTTGATGAACACGGAGATACAATGGCTCTACAGTACGCTGGAAGTCAACTTGTACATTCTATTAAAGTATGTGTACATTtccaaatgtttatttttatttttgattctaACAATACTTTTTACAGACCTACAAGAAAACTGCGGCATTTCAAGAAAGAAGACGCGATGTTTTTCAAACCTTATCTCGTTACTACAGTAATACTTTCAATGATTGGGATAAACAAATGgcaattaatttatttcttgGCGTATTCCGTCCAAGAATCACTACAATGAAGAATCTTTGGGATCTAACCAGTGACTACAATTTACATTTTCcatattctttgaaaattaacacTGATTACTGTGCTTGGACTTTATCTGAAAAAGAATTAGAAGACCTAGTTTTTCTGGATTATGATGAAAGTGAGAATTCTGATGGATATGTTGAAATTCGATCGATTGATGTTGATGGAAGACGTGGTAGTGAAGGAAGTGAATACAGGACACTTCTATTTTCTTCTCATGAAGATTTTCGAGATTATCATCGAACATATGAGTTTACATCACTTGATGATCGAATTGGAAGATTATTTAGTATTGAAAATCGAGCTATTCAAGTTGATGGAATTAATGAAGAACCGACGACACATGCACAATTCTTGAAATTGTGGAAGACCACGGTGAGTGTATCAAAAAGtgtactaaaaaattaattcgaaaaacgaaaagtcgagatttctttttttaaactaaaaaattgaaaatcaacaaaaagaaatcagaaaaagtgTAAAGGCAAGGGAGCatagagaaaaatcgatttttttttaaatttaaaaagcgaaaaaaaatcaaacgatCCCAAGCGCACGGgctattctgaaattttgaataatcttcttttttaatttatccaTAAATAAAAtccataaatatttcaaaaatggaaaaaatccatagaaaaaatacaagaaaactTTAGATATTTAAAGATACAAATCGTAATTTCAATCTGAAAGAAGCATCTTGTTTTTCTTCctcgaaattctaaaaatcagaaaaccggaataaaatttttcaaatttgtatttttcgttttcccgatttttcaaaagttttgaagaaaaaaaatctgaatttcaaaagttataactattttgaaaatttgaaaaactaaaaaataaaaaaaagcaaagtgtattaaaaaaattgaatatcgacaaataaaaaatcggaacaaaaaacatagaaagtacgagaaaactttaatttttttttctctcgaatttgtagtatttttgaaagaaaattgataaaaatcgcTCAAGcttcatgaaaaaaaagcgaatattttt containing:
- the figo-1 gene encoding SAC domain-containing protein (Confirmed by transcript evidence) produces the protein MPCRLRKITVYETKSRFYIIGCDSTGSRYNVLKIDRIDPKALITGEPEYDYTREEILELLATISDGSSVVYRSSSKKGTKSGLIERATNAFGILGCVRFVEGYYLIIITRAHAVATLGYHPVYKIVEVAMIPIAMDGVSTSSEEQKYVKLFQSVDLSTDFYFSYSYDMSRTFQENSLRSDWNNHGQRRLEADERFVWNSFLLEPLRKNLISERWFVEIVHGYVRQEYIFLPIGRISLTIIGRRSTKYAGTRFLKRGANPTGNVANYVETEQIVWDMASSGNVADGRFSSFVQMRGSVPMRWSQDPSTRGVVGKPLILIDNHEPHAQTAASHFRDVRNKYGNPIVIMNLIKRNEKRRHEGVLHTQFLKNIEYLNQFLPNEEKLCYISFDVARCNKAANSMPSINVLNVMEDLSMKSILKNGWFQSFPLSEALKIRPREAFATLDAHHSKDGRFMIQHGICRTNCVDCLDRTNVAQFVIAKVALGCQLCAMGILDEPNLTLQSEVCRLLEDMFDEHGDTMALQYAGSQLVHSIKTYKKTAAFQERRRDVFQTLSRYYSNTFNDWDKQMAINLFLGVFRPRITTMKNLWDLTSDYNLHFPYSLKINTDYCAWTLSEKELEDLVFLDYDESENSDGYVEIRSIDVDGRRGSEGSEYRTLLFSSHEDFRDYHRTYEFTSLDDRIGRLFSIENRAIQVDGINEEPTTHAQFLKLWKTTETKEKDQKKPNKKDKEEKESDDEDDDEEISTQWSDVVEAQQEWYDLVNAPGNVTTTLQKSPTKRESTPPRNTSRAKRSLLSTGLQFAKDIYHLDHLKTQPEERRYYEKYAITAFKCNVRDWEKVKPTLLSEFKITSEVEPRRPTFFTTDDCYRTESPEVSGNSARFYIKSSHPLTTECSAQDYGFFSKYMQAT